AAGTAAAGGGAATACAAATAATAAACACAAGTTATTTCAGAAAACAAGAATTTAGAATACCGGACGGAAGAAAAGCAACAGCGCACAAATTTATAACAAAAATAGAAGGAAACCCCGAACCAAATGAGCAAATATTTAACAAAAAAAAATCAAAATATTACACAATACAAGAACTAGAAAACAAAAAAATGTCCCCTGATTTAAAACTGCTCTTACCAAAAATAAAACAATACCTGAACAATCCATCAACTTTAAAAAACAAACCCAATTACTAAACAACATGAAAGTAATGCACGTAGAAGCAAGAATAAAAGGCGAAATAAAACTGCCAGAAAACTTTGTAAAAAAATTACCAAAAAAAATAACAGTATTTACAACAATACAACTAATAGATACACTACCAAAAATAATTAAACAACTAGAAGACGCAGAAAAAAAACCAAACATATACAAAACAGGACACACAAGACACAAAGGCCAAATTCTCGGTTGTAATGTTCAAAAAGCAGAAAAATACACCGATAAAGAATTCGACGCATTCGTATACATAGGAGACGGATTATTCCATCCTAAAGCATTAGCATGGGAAAACGAAGATAAAAAAGTTTATGCATATAACCCATTTACAGAAGAACAAATAATAGTAGACAACGAAGACATACAACTCATAAAAAAAAGACACAAAGCAGCACTCTCAAAATTTTATATGTCCACACACATAGGAGTCCTAGTGACAACAAAACCCGGACAATT
This DNA window, taken from Candidatus Woesearchaeota archaeon, encodes the following:
- a CDS encoding 2-(3-amino-3-carboxypropyl)histidine synthase subunit: MKVMHVEARIKGEIKLPENFVKKLPKKITVFTTIQLIDTLPKIIKQLEDAEKKPNIYKTGHTRHKGQILGCNVQKAEKYTDKEFDAFVYIGDGLFHPKALAWENEDKKVYAYNPFTEEQIIVDNEDIQLIKKRHKAALSKFYMSTHIGVLVTTKPGQFYLKRALELKEEYPDKKFYYIVDNTIDFNSLEDFPFIECWINTACPRIGFDDSIKIGKPIINLEEVKKTNTKRARVDETIAKI